The genomic DNA AGGAAAGAGAATGATAGGCGTTGTCTGTGTATCAGGTTATGCTCAGGCATATTTCAAACATTATTTCAAAGAATACAAAGCCTGTAATTGAGGAGCAAGTAACGATCCACCTTATTGTCCCCGTTGATGCGACAACTTAACTTAGGCTTTTGTCTCTGAATCTGCGTGCTGACAGTGTGAGTCATTCAAAATGCcgatataaatacacaattctACACCTTTTAAAATCTCTGAATAACTTACTTGACTTTTCCGGAAAAACTCAAATTTACATATTGCCCATGGTCCCGCCGCGCCCCCATAAAGGAGGGTTTACCGGGACTCTCGTGCATCATATTATCCACCGAGGTACGGCTCCGCTCGCTGCTGTCCATACCCGGTGGTCCCAGCAAGCTATAGGATCTCTATTTTCTGCGAGCAGACCAGGTCACTGTTGACCAGATTCCACATGCGCATGAGGTCCGATGGGAGCAGCTTGTGCACCACAATCATGCTCTTGAAGAAACAAGGCTCTTTGTTCAACTTACTGTTCTTATTTCTCACCAAGCCAAACGTCTTAAAGGCGTTGTGTTTTATAGGAGTGACCTGAAGCACCTCCAGACACATGCCCAAGAAGACATCATCGATGGGGTAGAGCTCCAGGGTGTCTGCCACCCAGTGAAGCCTCCTTGCCAGGGTCCCATCCATCAGAAAACCCCCTCCACCTGCATATGGAGGGTAGTGTGTCTTATTATATAGCGCCTGGGGGATGTagtatttgttttcctttttacgAATGGGCTTAGCCTTGAAAATCACATCCCCCACAAACAGGTTTGTTGCATCGTTGCTGCTTTCGAGATACTCCAAGATGTTCTCCACGCTGACAAAGACGTCATCGTCCCCCTTGAAGACAAAGCGTACAGCGGGGCAGTAAGTGTGGAACCACTTGAGGAAGTGAGTCTCCTTAAGCGTGAGGTTGAAAAAGCTGTCCAGGAAGTCCCACTGGAGGATATCCCTGTAGATGTAGTCCTCGTACTCCACTAGCTTCTGATGGTGCACTCTCTCTGCCACACTGGAGGGTTTACCAAGAAGGAAGAGGGTCTTTACTTTTTTCCCGTTAACCACCTGCTCTTTGCCCCAGGTTTTTCGGATGACCTCTCTTCGGTCATGCTGGGTGGCCACAGATTTGATTACCATGAGCAAATATAC from Cyclopterus lumpus isolate fCycLum1 chromosome 4, fCycLum1.pri, whole genome shotgun sequence includes the following:
- the b3gnt7 gene encoding UDP-GlcNAc:betaGal beta-1,3-N-acetylglucosaminyltransferase 7, with the protein product MVNNRDRWRVYKRGSVMFVLAVVGLTVVHRGSITIGAPFQLERLARMGASEGVEHGAAREDKTPSYLGTKSFWKASKRQPVPKAGANTRRPRITEDSRPRTWDVTNSNCSANLNFSSQEWFTGLEDNFKQFMLYRHCRYFPMRRNHPEKCTGDVYLLMVIKSVATQHDRREVIRKTWGKEQVVNGKKVKTLFLLGKPSSVAERVHHQKLVEYEDYIYRDILQWDFLDSFFNLTLKETHFLKWFHTYCPAVRFVFKGDDDVFVSVENILEYLESSNDATNLFVGDVIFKAKPIRKKENKYYIPQALYNKTHYPPYAGGGGFLMDGTLARRLHWVADTLELYPIDDVFLGMCLEVLQVTPIKHNAFKTFGLVRNKNSKLNKEPCFFKSMIVVHKLLPSDLMRMWNLVNSDLVCSQKIEIL